The genomic interval CGTAGCCATACACCAGCACCTTCAGCATCATCCGCGGATCGAAGGCCTGGTTGCCAGGCCCCTCGTCTCCGTAGCGGGCGTCAAAAGCGCTCAGGTCCATCGCCTCGATCGCATCCGATACGAAGTGCGACAGATGATCCCCGGGAAGCCAATCCCGAAGCGAGGGCGGCAGGAGAAGCGACTG from bacterium carries:
- a CDS encoding IS5/IS1182 family transposase produces the protein MPRDFRRYEPDQSLLLPPSLRDWLPGDHLSHFVSDAIEAMDLSAFDARYGDEGPGNQAFDPRMMLKVLVYGY